A segment of the Chloroflexota bacterium genome:
CCTTACGTCATCGCCATCTGCCACCAAAAAGGCGGCGTCGCCAAAACCACCACCGTGCTCTCGCTAGGGGCCTGCTTCGTCGAGCAACGCCATCAAACATTGATCATTGATCTCGACCCGCAAGCCAACCTGACCACTGCCGCCGGCCTGCACCCGGCCACCATGCGCCACTCGGCGGCAGACGTTTTGCTGGGCAATGAAACCCTGCTTCGCGTCAGCCGCGAAACCAAACTGCCCGGTCTCGACGTGGTGCCTTCCAACCCCGACATGCTGGTGGTGTCGAAGGCGCTCTACGCCCGGTCGCAGTTTGAATACCTGCTGCGCGACAACCTGGCCGGCAAAGACCTGGCCTTTTACGATTTCGTGGTCATTGACTGCCCGCCGTCGCTGGGGCCGATCACCATTAGCGCCCTCACCGCTTCGAACCTGGTCGTCATTCCCACCCAGTGCGAATATTTTTCAGTCCAGGCCCTCGAAGGCATCTTCCAGATGATCCGGCTGGTGCGAACCAGAACCAACCCGCAACTCATCTACCGGATGCTCATCACCATGTTCGACGGGCGCGGCCACCTGCACAGCCGGGTGCTGGCGCACATGCAACAACGGTTTGCCGACTCGATCCTGCAAACCGTCATCGGCGTAGATAGCAAACTGCGCGAGAGCCAGTTGGTGGGCAAGCCCATTACCGTTCACGCGCCGAACAGCCGGGGCACGCAACAGTACCGGCAGTTGACTCAGGAAATCTTGCAGTATGTCCAACAACGACAACAGTTACCAGAAACGGCTTGAGTCACTGTTCTCTGGCATTGAGCCGCCAGAGCCGACCCCGCCGCCGCCCGAACCGCCCAGGCCCGAACCGCCAACGCCGCCCGCTCCCGACACAGGCGCATCGTCACAGGCCGAAGCGCAAGCGGCCATGGCTCAGGCCGAGCAACAAGCCGCCAAAGATCGTGAGCAAGGTGAAGCCGAGCAGGCCAGGCTTCGGGCCGCCATCGCTCAGGCAGAAGAACTGGCCGCCAAAGAGCGCGAACAACGCGAAGCCGAGCAGGCCAGGCTTCAGGCCACAATTGCTCAAGCCGAGCAACAGGCCGCCAAAGATCGTGAACAGCGCGAAGCTGAAGAAGCCCGCTTTCAGGCCGCTATTGTCCGCGCCCAGCAACAAGCCGCTCAGGAGCGCAAGCAACGCGAAGCCGAAATTGCCAGGTTTGAAGCCAGTGTGGATCGTGTGCGCCAGCAGGCCGCCCAGGAAATCGGCCAGCGCGAAGACGAACTGACCAAACTCGAAGCTGAACTGGCCCAGGCCCGGCAACAAGCCGAACAGGAACGACAGGAACGTGAAGCCGCAATGGCGGCCATGGAAAAGTTGCGCGCCGCCCAGGCCACCGCCGGGGCGCCCGACACTGAGAAATCAACGCCCGCCCACGCCCTCCCCAAACCCGAGGCGGCCTCCCAAGCGAGTCCGGCGGCCAAACCCGCCCAGCACATTCCCGAAAAGGATTCCGCCCGGCACACCGCCAAGTTCACCATCTCTCAGTGGCGCGAGAATTTGCTCAAAACTCTGCTGAACGGCGCAAGCGCCCTGGGCGCATTGACGCTAATCATTTCGCTCGTCAGAGTGATCAACGATGGCGACTTGTTTCTGGGCCTCATTTACATTGTCGTCTACGCCGTCCTGCTGACGGCCACGTTCATTCGCATGCCTTACCGCCTGCGAGCCAGCATCTTCCTGCTCATCATGTACGGCCTGGGCGGGACGCTCCTGGTGCAATATGGCCTGAGCGGCAACGGGCGGCTCTTCCTCTTCGCCTTCACCGCCACCACCCTCCTGCTGTTGAGTTTGCGGGCCAGCCTGGGCGCGCTCATTATGAGCCTGCTGACGATGGGCGCAATCGGCTGGATGATGAGCAACAACTTGTTGACTACGCCCCGGGCCGAAGTGGTGGCCTCAACCGACTCGATCATCTGGGCCACCGGAAGCGTCGTCTTTCTCTTATTGGCTGTCGTGGTGATGCGCGGTTTGTCTATGCTCAAGACCGAATTCGTTTCAACCCGGTATCGCGAGCAGAGCATGGTGGAAGAACTGCAACGCGAACGCGAACAGCTTGAGCAACGCGTGCTCGAGCGCACCAAACTCATCGAACGCCGCACCACCCAAATCGTCACCGGGGCCGAGGTGGCTCGCGCCGCCAGCGCCGAACTCAACCCCGACGAACTCCTGCGCCGGACGGTGAACCTGATCCGGGAGCGTTTCGAGTTATATTATGTGGGCGCGTTTTTGGTGGACGAGACGGGGCGTTACGCCGAGTTGCGGGCCGGGACCGGCGAGGCGGGACAGACCATGCTTGCCAACCACCATCGCCTGGAAGTGGGCGGCAATTCAATGATTGGCCGCGCGGCCAGCGAAGGCCAGCCACGCCTGGCGCTCGATGTCGGTTTTGAGGGCATTCGCTTCAACAACCCGCTCCTGCCCAACACCCGCTCGGAAATGGCCCTGCCCCTCATCGCTCGCGAGCATGTTCTGGGCGCAATTTCGATTCAATCAGATCAGCCCGAGGCCTTCTCGCCGGAAGACATCGTTTCTCTGCAAGGCATGACCGACCTGGTTGCTATTGCTCTGGACAACGCTCACCTCTTCCAGGAAGCCCAGGGCGCTCTGGCCGAAGTGACGACGCTTCATCAGCGGTATCTCTCGCAAGCCTGGGAGCGGTTCTCCCAAAGCCAGCACGATCAGGCAGGCCGCTTGCCTACCTTTGCTTATGCCAACAACACGCTGATCCAGGGCGGCGCTGTGGAATTGCCGGCGATTGAGTCGGCGGTGGAAACACAGAAAGCGGTAGTGACCCACAGCCACGACGGCTCAACCGTCACCGTCCCGCTCAAATTGCGCGATCAGATCATTGGCGCAATCGCGCTGGAAGCCGAAGAGGCCGATCACGTCTGGGACCCGGACGAGTTGGCTCTCATTGAAGCCGCCGCCGAGCAGGCCGCTCTGGCGCTGGAGAATGCACGGCTGATCGAAGAGGCCGAGACGGCGCTGGCCGAAGCCCGTCGCCTGGCCAACCGCGAGCAAACCGTCAACGTCATCAGCGACAAGTTGCGCCGCCTGCCCGACGTGAACAGCATTCTCTCCACGACGCTGGTGGAGCTGGGCAAAACGTTGGGCGCTGGCAAAGGCCTGGTTCGGCTGAGCGGGCCAGGCAACAACCAAGAGATACCGGCTCGGAAGGTGAGCAATGATTAGGCGTTTACTCAATCGCCTGGGCCGGGTGCGATCCAACTGGCCGCTGGCTACTCAGTTGGTTGTGGCGGTGTTGGCCGTGCTGGTACCCACCACTGTGGCCGTTACTGTCATCGTGGTGGCAATCCTGCAAAACACGATTTCCGAACAAGTTGGCAATAATCTGTACACCATTGCCCAGTCCACGGCGCGGCGCGTGGCCGACCAACTGGCGCAGGAAGTAAACAACCTGGACACGCTGGCCCGCAGTCAAGCCGTCGTTGCTGACGTACAAACCGCCAATACCAGTTATCCGGCTTCCGAGGCGATTGCCCGCCAGGAACTCGATCAGATGACAGCGCAGTGGACGGCGGCTCAACCCAACAACCCGCTGGTGCTGGATCGCCAGAGCTTGACCTCCAGTATTGATTTACGCAACTTCGCCAATCGTTATCCCGACAACGTCGAAGTGTTTGTCACCGATCGCTATGGCGGTTTGGTCGCCATCACCACCCCGCCCGAGGCCTTCGCCCATTCCGACGAAGTGTGGTGGACGCTGGCGTACAACAGCGGCATCGGCGCGGTGTACATCAGCCCGCCGGAATTTGAGCCGGTCAGCAATCTTTACACCATTGTCATCGCCGTGCCGATTTACCAGCCTAACAGCCGCGAAGTCATCGGCATCCTTCATGCCCGCTATCGCCTGCAAGCTTTGATCAACCAACTGACCGGCGTGGACGTGGGCGTGACCGGCGAGGCCATGCTATTCAGCGAGAGCGGCCTGCGGCTCGACACCACCTCGACTGAGGAGATTCGCATCCCGGAAGAAGAGTGGCGGAACATGCTGGACGCCCAGTGGCACATCGGCGAATTTCAGTCACAACAAAGCATGGTCGCCCAGGCTTTTGTCCTTACCGATGTCGGCCCGTCCGACATCAACAACCTGGGCTGGGCGGTCATCATCCGCCAAAACGTAAATGAAAGTCTGGCCGCCTCGCTGGCCGTCGTGCGGGCGGCGGGCGTCATCGGCGTCATCGGCCTGATCATCGCCATTGTCTTTACCATCTTCGTCGCCCGGGCGCTGGTGCAACCGCTGGCCGAACTGACGCGCCTGGCCAAGGAAGCCCAGAGCGGCAACCTCAACGTCAACGTGCCAATGGCGGGCCGCGACGAGATCGGCCAGCTCTCTCAAGCCTTCAATTCCATGATTTCAGAAATCCGCGCCTCCACCGGCGTGCTGGAAGAAAAAGTAGCCGAGCGCACCACCCAGTTGGCGGCCATCAATGAAATCGCCGCCACCGTGTCATCCACCCTGGAAATTGACGAAGTAATGGATCTCACCGTCAACCTGATTCGTGACCGGTTGGGCTTTTATCACGTTTCGATCTTCCTGCTGGATGAAGAGGGTGAGACGGCGATCCTGCGCGAGTCTACCGGCGAGGTGGGCCGCCAACTCAAAGAGCGCGGCCACCGACTGGGCGTGGGGTCGCAGTCCATTATGGGTTACGTCACCGCCAACCGCAAGCCGCGAATCGCGCTCGACGTGGGGTCTGACACCGTCCACTTCAAAAACCCGCTCCTGCCCAACACCCGATCCGAAATGGGCCTGCCGCTGATCGTGGGCGACACGCTGCTGGGCGCGCTCGACGTGCAGTCCACCCTCTCTAAAGCATTCGACACCGAAGACGTGGCGGTGCTTCAGAGCATGGCCAACCAGATCGCCGTTGCCATCAACAACGCGCGCCTGTTCAAGGAAGCGCAGACCCGCCTGGCCGAGATCAGCTTGCTCAGCCGTCAATACCTCAGCGAGGCCTGGGACAATTATTCCCGCTCGCACCCGGAAACGGTTAGCTTGCGCCTGGAAGGCAACACCGTCGAACCCGCGCCGGACGAGGCAATGAACGGCGACCCTCTAAGCCTGACCCAGCCCTATTTGTCGAACGATGGCACCGAGATGTTTATCCCGATCACCTTGCGCGGTCAGGTCATCGGCGAATTCATGCTGAGCGCCCCGAACGAAGATCGGCAGTGGACACAGGATGAACTGAGGCTGGCCGAGGCAGTCATTGCCCAGGCGGCGCTGGCGGTTGAAAACGCGCGCCTGCTGGAAGAGACTCAAAGCGCGCTGGCCGAGACAAAACGCCTGGCCCGCCGCGAGCGCGTCATCTCTGAAGTGACCAGCAAGATCGCCTTTGGCTCGGACGTCAAGCGCATTCTGCAAATTGCCGCCGAGGAACTGCAACGTGCCACCGGCAGCAGCCGGGCCGTCGTGCGGTTAACCAGTCCGTC
Coding sequences within it:
- a CDS encoding GAF domain-containing protein produces the protein MIRRLLNRLGRVRSNWPLATQLVVAVLAVLVPTTVAVTVIVVAILQNTISEQVGNNLYTIAQSTARRVADQLAQEVNNLDTLARSQAVVADVQTANTSYPASEAIARQELDQMTAQWTAAQPNNPLVLDRQSLTSSIDLRNFANRYPDNVEVFVTDRYGGLVAITTPPEAFAHSDEVWWTLAYNSGIGAVYISPPEFEPVSNLYTIVIAVPIYQPNSREVIGILHARYRLQALINQLTGVDVGVTGEAMLFSESGLRLDTTSTEEIRIPEEEWRNMLDAQWHIGEFQSQQSMVAQAFVLTDVGPSDINNLGWAVIIRQNVNESLAASLAVVRAAGVIGVIGLIIAIVFTIFVARALVQPLAELTRLAKEAQSGNLNVNVPMAGRDEIGQLSQAFNSMISEIRASTGVLEEKVAERTTQLAAINEIAATVSSTLEIDEVMDLTVNLIRDRLGFYHVSIFLLDEEGETAILRESTGEVGRQLKERGHRLGVGSQSIMGYVTANRKPRIALDVGSDTVHFKNPLLPNTRSEMGLPLIVGDTLLGALDVQSTLSKAFDTEDVAVLQSMANQIAVAINNARLFKEAQTRLAEISLLSRQYLSEAWDNYSRSHPETVSLRLEGNTVEPAPDEAMNGDPLSLTQPYLSNDGTEMFIPITLRGQVIGEFMLSAPNEDRQWTQDELRLAEAVIAQAALAVENARLLEETQSALAETKRLARRERVISEVTSKIAFGSDVKRILQIAAEELQRATGSSRAVVRLTSPSREGA
- a CDS encoding GAF domain-containing protein translates to MSNNDNSYQKRLESLFSGIEPPEPTPPPPEPPRPEPPTPPAPDTGASSQAEAQAAMAQAEQQAAKDREQGEAEQARLRAAIAQAEELAAKEREQREAEQARLQATIAQAEQQAAKDREQREAEEARFQAAIVRAQQQAAQERKQREAEIARFEASVDRVRQQAAQEIGQREDELTKLEAELAQARQQAEQERQEREAAMAAMEKLRAAQATAGAPDTEKSTPAHALPKPEAASQASPAAKPAQHIPEKDSARHTAKFTISQWRENLLKTLLNGASALGALTLIISLVRVINDGDLFLGLIYIVVYAVLLTATFIRMPYRLRASIFLLIMYGLGGTLLVQYGLSGNGRLFLFAFTATTLLLLSLRASLGALIMSLLTMGAIGWMMSNNLLTTPRAEVVASTDSIIWATGSVVFLLLAVVVMRGLSMLKTEFVSTRYREQSMVEELQREREQLEQRVLERTKLIERRTTQIVTGAEVARAASAELNPDELLRRTVNLIRERFELYYVGAFLVDETGRYAELRAGTGEAGQTMLANHHRLEVGGNSMIGRAASEGQPRLALDVGFEGIRFNNPLLPNTRSEMALPLIAREHVLGAISIQSDQPEAFSPEDIVSLQGMTDLVAIALDNAHLFQEAQGALAEVTTLHQRYLSQAWERFSQSQHDQAGRLPTFAYANNTLIQGGAVELPAIESAVETQKAVVTHSHDGSTVTVPLKLRDQIIGAIALEAEEADHVWDPDELALIEAAAEQAALALENARLIEEAETALAEARRLANREQTVNVISDKLRRLPDVNSILSTTLVELGKTLGAGKGLVRLSGPGNNQEIPARKVSND
- a CDS encoding ParA family protein, with product MPYVIAICHQKGGVAKTTTVLSLGACFVEQRHQTLIIDLDPQANLTTAAGLHPATMRHSAADVLLGNETLLRVSRETKLPGLDVVPSNPDMLVVSKALYARSQFEYLLRDNLAGKDLAFYDFVVIDCPPSLGPITISALTASNLVVIPTQCEYFSVQALEGIFQMIRLVRTRTNPQLIYRMLITMFDGRGHLHSRVLAHMQQRFADSILQTVIGVDSKLRESQLVGKPITVHAPNSRGTQQYRQLTQEILQYVQQRQQLPETA